GGACAACCTTCGCCCGTGAAGCCAGAAAACGTTACGAAAACTCAGAGGTGACACTTAAATCTGCCTTTTTGGCAAATTCAGGTTCGGAACTATTTTTGCGGTATCTTTTGTTACATCAAAAAAAATAAAATTACACGATGAACGGAATTTATTTAATATCGATAATTATCATGGGCGTTAGCTGGTTGGTGGGATTTTACCATACGGCGCAGATTCAAACAATACTCACGGGCTGCCGATCAATCTGACCGGCAAGGAGTGGCTGAAAAATGCTGCGCGATAACGGAATATTTGACGTAAAAGTGGTTTCCGTTCCCGGCGCACATTGACAGACCATTACAATCCGCTGGACAAAACGGTCAGCCTGAGCGACTGGGTATATGCCCAATCCAGCGTGTGGCAGCAGCCCCGGTTGCGGCACGCTGAATGCAGACACGCCGTACAGCACGCAACGGCATACAGCTGGCTGACCATGCGTCCTGAGTTGGTACCTGTCGTTCGGGTTTCTTCCCAATGGGCTGAATGGGTGATCTTAGGCGGATTCGCCGTATTGATGTTCACCAAGGCTGCGTTCCGTGGGTGTTGCTGTAGGTATTATCTTATCGCATTGACCACGACTGTTTAAACTTCATCACCTTACCGGTAGAATTCGATGCTTCCTCGCGTGCCTTAAAATGGTAGCTGGACTCCACCATGGTTTTACAGGGTGACGAATACGACAAAGTAAAACGGCTTAAAATGGGCAGCTTCCACACCTATGTGGTAGCCGCATTAAACTCCCTAGTTACGCTATTATATTATATCTCCATTTTGCAGGTGTGCGAAGAAGAGACTGATAAATCCATATTTTGATAAAAGGGCAGGGTGGGCTAAATAGCCCACCCTCACTTCATAAAAAAAAGTTGTCCATCAGCTCATTTCAAGGAGTTGTGTTAAATCAATATAAAATATTGAGGGTAGGGTGAAGTAAATTCAACTACTAAAACTACCTTTGCAGTCCCGTTTTAAGGACTTATTCAAAAACAGAAAATTTCAATAAAGTGAATACATTATCTTACAGAACCAAAACAGTTACGCCGAGAGAAACCGTGCGTAAATGGTACATTGTAGATGCTGAAAACCAAACACTTGGACGTATCAGCTCTGAAATTGCCAAAATCTTACAAGGCAAAAACAAACCTTCTTACACTCCGAACATCGATACCGGTGATCATGTGATTATCATCAATGCAGAGAAAGTACACCTATCAGGTAAAAATTAACTGATAAAGTGTACATCCGTCATACAAGCTATCAGGGCGGACAGCGTTTCATGACTTACCTAAGAAGCTTTCGTTAAAAAACCGGAATTCGTTCTGAAAACGCAATAAGCCCATGTTCCCGCGCACCCACGTCTAGGAAGAGCAATGTTCAAAAATTACACGTGTTTGCAGGTACGGATCATCCGCATACCGCACAAAACCCGGAAGTTTTAAAATTCAAATAAAATATAAAATAGCAAAAGCAATCAACGGATTAGGACGTCGTAAAACTGCAGTTGACCGTGTTTATTTAAAAAGCGGCAAGAAGCGCTTTATCATTAATGGCAAAGAAATAAAAGGAATATATCGCGTTAAAACAGCTGGTAGACGGGGCATTGAAGCCTTTGAACATCCTGGATCTGCTTCCAAATTTGATATTACCGTCAATGTAAAGGCGGCGGAATCAAAGGACGGGCGGAAGCCATCTCTTTAGGTATTGCACGTGCTTTGGTGAAAACGACCAAACAGTGAAACCTGCCTGAAAGCAGAAAACCTGATGACTCGTGACTCAGAATGGTGGACCGCAAGAAATTCGGTAAGAAAAAGCTCGTAGAGCTTCCAATTCAGTAAACGTTAATTTTCAAAAATTTATAAGAAATTATATGGCAATGTCTAAATTATCTCAGCAGGAAATGTTGGATGCAGGTTAAACTTCGGACCGTCCCAAAGAAAAATGGAATCACAAAATGTTACCGTACATCTTTATGGAACGTAAAGTATCCACATCATCGACTTAAACAAGACACAGGAGAAACTGGAAGAAGCTGCAGCCGCACTAGGCTCCATCGCCAAATCCGGCAGAAAAATGTATTTGTCGCTACCAAAAAACAGGCGAAAGAAATTGTACAGGAAGCTGCCAAACAGGTAAACATGCCTTTCGTTACAGAGCGCTGGTTAGGTGGTATGCTGACAAATTTTGTCACTATCCGCAAATCCATTAAGAAAAAACAAAACATCGAAAAGATGTTAGGCGATAGCGCATTGAACAACATCACCAAGAAAGAAAGACTGATGCTGGGCCGTCAGCGGCAAAAGCTGGACAAGGTATTAGGCGGTATCGAAAACCTGCCTCGTATCCCGGCTGCGCTGTTCTTAGTGGATATCACGCACGAACACATCGCTGGCGGAAGCTAAAAACTTAGGTATCAAAACCATCGGTGTGGTGGATACCAACAGCGACCCTACGAAAGTAGATTTCGCTATCCCTGCAAACGACGATGCGACCAAATCCATCCAGTTAATTACGAACTACCTGGTAGAAGCAATCAAAGAAGGTTTGGCAGAGCGCAAAAAAGACAAGGAAGAAGCGGAAACGAAAGCGGAAGCGGACGCTAATGCATCTGTAGAAACCGAAGCAGCTGGAATAGTTTATCGGACTAAAAGGGATAAATTAGAAGTAAAGGAGTTTAATTGAAATAACATTCATTCATTCTCGCATTCATTCATTCTCAAATTAAATTAAACATGTCAACTGTAACTATCACAGCAGCAGAAGTAAATAAATTAAGACAAGAAACCGGTGCCGGTATCATGGATTGCAAAAAAGCATTGACAGAAACCAACGGTGATTTTGAAGCAGCAATCGATTATTTAAGAAAAAGGCGCCAAGATAGCCGCCAACCGTGCCGACAGGGAAGCCAATGAAGGTGTTGTTGTCGCCTTAACCAGTGAGGACGGAAAATTCGGCTGTGCCGTAAACTTAAGTTCTGAAACGGATTTCGTGGCAAAAAATGAAGACTTCATCAATTTAGCGAAAGCGATTGCAAACGTAGCATTAACCAACAGAATTAAAACGCTGGAAGATTTACAGAACGCTCAGTTGGACGGTGTTTCCATCCAGGATAAATTGCTGGATACCTTAGCGAAAATCGGCGAAAGATCGAATTGAAAAATACGAAGTGGTGGAAGGCGAAGGAGTCGTATCCTACCTCCACATGGGATACAGAATGGGCGTATTGGTTCAGCTGAACAAAGCGCTGAATGCCGATATCACTACAGCTGGTAAAGACGTGGCGATGCAAATCGCGGCGATGAACCCGGTAGCGGTGGATGCGAGCGGCGTATCGGAGGAGCTGAAAGAAAGAGAAAAGCGATTGCACGCGAAAAAGCGATTGCAGCAGGCAAACCGGAAAACATCCTGGATAAAATAGCGGAAGGCGCGGTGAACACCATGCTGAAAGAAAATACCTTAATTGCGCAGGCATTTGTAAAAGACAGCAGCAAGACGGTCGATCAGTATCTGAAATCTGTGGACAAAGATTTGACCGGTATTATCGTTCAAGCGAGTAACACTTTCGTAAATAGTAAAGAGGGAATTTTATTCTCTCTTTTTTTTATAAATTTAATGTTGTATAGTATCTATGAGTAAAAAGTTTGCTGTTCTGTCATTTGTTTCTTTACTGCTTTTTTCCTGCAAGAAAAGTACAACGGCAAACTGTAACCTGACTTCATTTCCTTCTAAAGCAGGAAATTCCTGGACATACGTACAAACAATCCTTTCAGACTACAATACCATTCGTGATACGACCACCTATGATACCATTCATCTGTCGGTTGTAAAAGATACCATCTATGATGGAAAAACTATGCAAAAATAGAGTGTTATTCTAATAAGAATCCATACAGATCTTTTGCTTTGTGTATCAATGAGAATTCTTCCTTTGTACAATATATAAGTGAACCGGGGTTATCTCTCAGTTATTACGTGTTAGAAAAACCAGCTTCCTATGAGGACGGAATACTGGAATTGGGGAAAATAGCAGAACCTGACTCAACAATATCCGTCATTTTGAGCTTTAATACCGACAACTGGATTTACAGGGAAAATGATCTGGTTAAAATAGAGAAAAAGAATTTGGGTGAAGCAACAATCACAACGCCCAAAGGCACCTTTCAATGCTGTAAATATCAATTAAACTATTTAAGGAAGTTCTTCCCGCAATCTATTGAAACTACCGAATTTTTCTCACAAAAAGGATTAGTTAGAAAAATCAACAATAGCTTTAATGTAGATTTCACAGATGGCTCCGGCAATCTGATTGATACAGGGAATCGTTATGAAAGCATTGAATTAACAGATTACACCTTATTATAAAACACCTGCCATGAACAAACCTATCAAACGAGTACTACTCAAACTTAGCGGCGAGGCCCTGATGGGCGACCAGCAATACGGCATCAAAGCGGACACACTCGGCCTCTTCGCCGACGAAATCGTAGAAGTGATCAAGGCCGGCTATCAGGTGGGCGTGGTGATTGGCGGCGGCAACATTTTCCGCGGCCTGCAGGCCGGCAATATCGGTATAGAACGCTCACAGGGAGACTACATGGGCATGCTGGCCACCATCATCAATGGTATGGCGCTGCAGGGAGCCATTGAGTCACGCGGCATCTACACCCGCTTGTTATCTGCTTTAAACATCTCACAAGTCTGCGAACCGTATATCCGAAGAAGGGCCGTTCGCCACCTGGAGAAAGGCAGATGCATCATCATGGCAGCCGGGACGGGCAACCCGTATTTTACCACCGACACGGCTGCGGCATTGCGTGCCAACGAGATTGAAGCGGATGTCATTCTAAAGGGCACCAGCGTGGACGGCATCTATTCGGCTGATCCGAAGAAAGACCCGAATGCCACGAAATACGAAACCATCTCATTTGATGATGTGCTGATTAAGAACCTGCGCGTCATGGACCAGACTGCTTTTGCACTATGCAAGGAAAACCACATGCCGATCATCGTTTTCAATATCAAGGAAAGGGGCAATATCCTGCGCATCCTGCAAGGTGAAAAGATTGGGACGTTGGTGAGTTAAGAGATTTGGGATTTGAGGTTTAGGATTTTTTTGAGTACCTGTGTCCTTTCGACGAGGAAGGAGGAGAAAACTTGATTTAATAGTGAGTAATTAGCATTAAGTAGTGAGATTTTAAGTATCTACTCAATTCTCTTTTTCTTTATTTTATGATTTGAAACTTTTTGTTTCGGTCATCCTGTCGCTGTTTATTTGTAGCAAATACATCCCAGCCGGGATATTTGAGATATTGACAGCTGTTTCTGCCGGGTTTAATTTTCCGGATGCTATATTCTTTCCGGTAAGGTCATATATCACATAAAACGCATTCTCCGTCGCTTGTTGTCCGTTGAATCGTATCGTAATAGCCGAATTTGCTGGATTGGGGTAAATCGTAATATCCTGCGCTGATGACAAGGGCTTGTTAACCGTATTATTCAGGATATCCTGATATTTGTAAATGACAATATCACCCATAGAGGAATCTGTACATTGATTATTTCGCTCAGTCAGTATAAATAATTCGTCAGACGCATTATTAAAAAACACGATATCCTTTAAGTATTGTGTCCCGGGATTATAATCGTTAGAGGTGAACCCTGATGGCAACTTTATACGTTCCACCTTTCCATCAGCTAAAGACAAGATAAAATAGAAAGGGGTGGTATTATAGCTGTTATTGTTGGTGGTATCAATATAATCAGCTTTAAACACGATTTTATCACCGTAATTTAATTTCATTGGGCATAGCCATCTCTTTACTGAAATAAACAATACTATCCAAAATGATGGTATCCAGGCAATACGGATGACCATACAAGCGTTCCCGGACGCATTCATTTTCAAATACATTCCTATACGCAGGAATAGTAAGCCCATCTCCATTCAAATTGTATTCCTGCAATAATACCCCATCTTCTAATTCAATTGCCAAAACCGCTTCTATATTTTCAATGGCATGAGACCACTCCATCTCCCCCGTACTCTCTTTCATTTTATATAAATATTTAGCACTGTAAAATGTATCTATATCTGTGATATATTCAGTCATCAGAAAATAAGTTGATTTTGGTCTGTCTGGGGATAATTACTCAAATTAAAATCCCAGGGGTAAAGATTAACCGTATTCATTACCGGACTAATCTGCATGCTGACATACTGGGCATCCGGATGGTTTATAAAAGTTTGTACGGAATAGGTCAGGTCATCTTTATTAATTGTGTACAATACGATGGCATACCGAAACGTGGTATCGCTTGAATTGATATTGATTACGCCACCCAGTACTAAATTCCCATTCTCCAATACTGTCAGCAAATCAAGTATATCGGGATTTTGATTCGCCATATTCAAAGAAGTTGAACGCACAATAGCGGCTTCTTCAGACAACATTGAAAAGTTGACTCCGGTAGCGGATGTTTCTAATAGGTAGAAGTGCTCATTAGTCTTGAAAATTTTATAGTTATACCCCGGATAACTTCGTTTGATTACTGATTTCGAATTGATATTAATCCGGTAAAAATTCTTAAAGTCCCATCCCTCATACTCAAAAGCATAGGGATGTGTTTTAGAATATATTACTGCCATCTGGTAAATGCTGTCATTTAATTTGTTTACAAAACAATGTCCAATATCGACTGATGTATCCTTTGGAAAATAAGTCAGCGTATCTATCGGGAACGGTTCAACCATCTCTGCTCCGTTATCACTCCTCAATATGCCAAATGCCAGAATGTTGTTTCTAAGCGAATCATTAATGACTCCATACGGGGATTCCAACTGTATGGATTCAAAAAAATTGTAATGCAGAATAATCTCATCATCAAGTACGCTGTATAAATTATCGGTAAGAGGATATCCAAAAACTGTGAAATGAATAAGACCAAACCATGAAGGAAAATATTCAGTATGTAAGGCTTTTTCTGTATGTGCGAGACGTTTACCCCACAAGGTATCTCCGTCGGCATCCAGTTTTACCAGCCAGTTTGTACCGAAGTAATACGATAAAGAATCCACATTATCCCTTTCAAAGTAAGCCGATTTCGAGTTTGAACGGATGTCCATCAAATATTCTCTGGTAGGCAAAACATCAAATGAACGCAATATTTCCGACCTGCCGCCATCCATACAATGCACTAATGACAGTTGTTGCGCGTGTATCCTACTAATGTTCGGAAAAAATAACAACCACAGCGTTATTGCTTTTAAGAACTGATTCATCGTTATCAAATTTATACAATTTCATTGTATGATACAAATACTAAAGAAATTATAAAACAGCGCTGCATATTTTGACAACTGTCATCTGCTAACTGTCCACTATTTATTTTATCTTTGCCAGCATAAATTGCACAACGATGGAAGAAGAAGTACAAATGATACTCGACGAAACGAAGGACTCGATGCATAAAGGCCTGAAGCACCTGGAAGACGAACTGCGCAAGGTACGGGCCGGCAAAGCCAGTCCTGATATGCTGCAGGGAATCATGGTGGAATACTACGGCATGCCCACTCCCATCAACCAGGTGGCTGGCATCAAATTACTGGATGCGAGGACATTGCTGGTACAGCCCTTTGAACGAAAGATTATCGGCGATGTGGAACGCGCCATCTTCCAAAGCAATATCGGCATTACCCCGCAAAACGACGGAGAGAATATCCGATTGTCCGTACCACCAATGACGGAAGAACGCCGCCGCGACCTGGTAAAACAAGCCAAACACCACGGTGAGCAGACCAAAATCGTTATACGCAACGCCCGCAAAGACGGCAATGAAATGATTAAAGGATTGGTGAAAGACGGATTAAGCGAGGACATTGGCAAAGATGCGGAAGAGACCATTCAGACGTTAACCAACGACCATATTGCCAAAGTGGACAAGATGCTGCAGCTGAAAGAAGAAGAGATTATGACGATATAGATTTTCTGTTATTGACAAACAGACTTCCACTAAAATTTAAAATCCTAAAGTTCAAATTCGTCTTCTGCAAACATAGGATACGTGGACAATTATACCTTTTCGCCTTCCTTCGTCACCAGTTTGTATTCTGCCAGATGCAGAGAGGAATCCTGGATTAACCGAACCCATTTCTTGATCTTCGAATACCAGTTCATCCGGAACGAGAAGGTATCCTTTTTCATATAGGCATAGATAAACGGATGCACATAAAGCAGAAAATTTTTAGCATCGTGCGTTTTCAGGTGCATCAGTTCCGTTTCGATATTATCGATAATCTGCAGCGGCTGGTCCACTTTATATTTGCTGTTGCCGTGCAGCAACGGCTCCCAGGTATCAATACTGACTTGTTCTTTCATCCGTTGGCGGGTGATTTCCATCAGCCCGAATTTACTCACCGGCAGTATGACATGTTTCGCCTTGTCGGGTTTCATCGCTTCCAGCATCGCCTCGTACAGCTTATGCTTATATTCCGACGACTTCATATCAATAAAGTCTATCACGATGATACCGCCGATATCACGCAGGCGGAGCTGACGCGAAATTTCCTGTGCCGCCTCCACATTGATGTTAAAGGCATGCGTATCCTGTTCCACATCTCTTTTCACCTTAGGCCCGCTGTTCACGTCAATGACGTGCAGCGCTTCCGTATGCTCCAGGATGACATAAGCGCCGCTTTTTAAGGTGACGGTTTTTCCGAAAGCCGTTTTTATCTGGCGGCTGATGTCAAACGTTTCGAACAAAGGCGTTTTGTCGTCGTATCTATTCAGGATGGAAGATTGTTCCGGCGCATGTTCTTTGATATAGGCCTTTAAATCGCCATGTAAGGTAGGATTATCGGTAATGATTTTAGAAAAGCTGTCGTTCATCAAATCACGTACGATGGAGAATGTCTTGTTCATCTCCTTCAGCAGCAGCTTTGGCGGATTCTGGTAGCGCGCATTTTCCGTCATGATTCTCCACTTGTTCATCAGGTTCTGCACATCGTGTTTCAGTTCATCCTTTCCAACACCTTCCGCGTTTGTCCGAACAACGAAGCCGAAATTTTTCGGCTTAATCTGATGCATGATGTCATGCAGTCGGTCTCGTTCTTCCGGCTTATCAATTTTTTTGGAAATGCCGACCGTATTGGTGAACGGCACCAGCACCACGTACCTTCCCGGAATGGATAATTCGCAGGTCAGACGCGGCCCTTTCGTAGAGATGGCCTTTGGAAATCTGGAAAATAAGGATATCGCCTTTCTCCAAAGCATCCACCATCTGCCCGTTCTTCTGAATGGTAGTCTTAAACTCAAAGGTATCCAATAAGTGTGATTGCTCGCCCCTGAACGCATCCGAACTGAACTTCCGGACAGAACGGACATATGGACTTAAATCTGAATAGTGTATGAAAGCATCTTTTTCATGCCCGATATCAATAAAGGCTGCATTTAATCCCGGATTTATTTTCTTTACCCTTCCCAGGTAAATATCTCCTGCTGCAAAACCCTCTTTGTCATAAGCATCCAGATGAAATTCGACTAATTTTTTGTTTTCAAGAAGCGCAATTTCAACACCTTTGGAATTAGCATGTATCACTAATTCTTTTATCATGTGTTTAGTTTATTAGTTGTGAGCCGCAAGTATTCTTTTCTCACGACTTGTGACTTATTTCTTCTTGTGACGGTTCTTTCTCAGTCTTTTCTTTCTTTTGTGCGTCGCGATTTTATGACGCTTTCTTTTTTTTCCGCAAGGCATAGTTAAACTTTTTTACTTTTTAAATTTTTGACGACTTCGTCTATTTCTTTATCAAAATCTTTGTTTCCTACCAACTCTTTGCACATTTCAAACATCCTGATGGCTTCCTCCGTATGTCCTAACTGCGCTTCGGTTATGGCCAGAAAATACATGGCTTCCGTATTTTGCGGCGACAACTTCAGCACTTTCTGCAAACGCTCTTTCGCTTTGTCGTATTGTCCGGACTGAATGGATAACCTGCCTAATGCCAACAAGACCGGAATGTTGTCCGGAAGGCTGTCCGAGAGCCGGCGCAATAGGCCGATTCCTTTCATCGGTTCCTGCGAACCCTGTACATATACATCCGCCAGTTTTATCTTCAATTCAACATCACTACCATCCAGCCTGACTGCCTCCTCGTAAGAACGGAGCGCAAAGGTAATCAAATTATTTGAAATAATTGAGTCTGAACCACTTTTATATATACTTAAAAGTGCATCTCCGGCATTTTCAAACGCCGGTTTTGTCTGGTCTATTTGGGCATATTGATAGATGTAATAAGCGGCTAAAGCAGGATTATGCTGCTCTTTCCAGAATTCGGACAACTGAATACAGGCTTTTTTGCGGGCAGCAGTATCATTTTCAGGTACTTTTAAAGTGGAAACAAGTCCGCCAAGCTTTTCCCTGTTCATTGCTTCCAAAGCATTCTCCCTGCTCTTTTGATACGCTTCAAAAGAAACCGACTGCGCATTCGGTATGGTAACATTCTCTTTCTTAGAGGTAGTTTTCCCTCCGAAATAAAGTGCTGCTGCTAAAATCAGTGCGCCTGCACCTAATGCTATCTGTCCCTTCTGCACTGTAGTAAATTAACTATTCGCTGTCTTTTAGACGCCTGGCGCTGGATTCCTTGATCTGCTCCACAAAGACTTTTGATGGTTTGAATGCCGGAATCTGGTGCTCCGGAATCTCAATGGCGATATTTTTCTTGATATTACGTCCGATTTTTGCTTTACGCGTTTTTACGATAAAACTGCCAAAACCGCGCACATACAGATTTTCACCGTCGGCCAGGGTGTCTTTTACTTCCTTAAAGAAGGCTTCCATAGCTACTAATACGTCTACTTTAGGCACCCCTGTTTTCTCAGAAATGGTGGTGATAATGTCTGCTTTTCTCATGGTTCATGTTTAATTGGATTACAAAAATGCAAAATTATTTCTAACTAACTTACTAATATACACGAAATTAGGGTTTTTTTAATATGGGACGTGTAAAGAAGCAGGTATTCATTAAATAATATTTTGATTTTAAAGGAAAATTAGTGGTTTTGCTGTTATTTATCTATCGGTTGGTGTCCAGAGGCTGACCGAAACAGTTTATATCATCTCGCCGTCGTTGGTTTATCACTGCCAACCCAAAAAGCAACAGTAAGCAAGATTATCTTTAGCCTTGTTTTTTAAATAGAGGTGCTAAACGAAACGGAGAATGGTTACAAATGCGAGATAAACATTAACAAACAGCGCACAAGTACGAAACTGCACAAAGCAGAGCTGCATACTTGCCCGAGTGGAAACATAAGGAGAACGGATTAAACGAAAATACTTATTTTGCATCTGAATGAAATCGTTCTCCCGGAAACTCTCAGAATGGTACGACCCAGACACCCGAAATCTGCCCTGGAAGAAGACAAAGGATGCCTACAAAATATGGCTGTCGGAAATCATCCTGCAGCAGACCCGCGTAGAACAGGGAAAACCCTATTATCTGGCATTTATCAAAAAATATCCGACCGTCAGAAAACTGGCATCTGCACCGCTGGACGAAGTACTGAAACTGTGGGAAGGGCTGGGCTATTATTCACGCGCCAGAAACCTGCACAGCGCAGCCCGTCAGATTGTGGATGAACACAACGGAAAGTTCCCTTCCGGCTATCAAGCCATCCTTGATTTGAAAGGCATAGGAAAATACACGGCGGCGGCCATCGCTTCGTTTGCCTACGGTCTGCCGCACGCGGTGGTGGACGGCAATGTATACAGGGTATTATCCAGGGTATTCGGCATTGAAACGACCATTGATACGACTCCGGGAAAACAGCAATTTGAAGCATTGGCGGACAAGCTGCTGGACAGGAAGAATCCTGCACTTCACAACCAGGCACTGATGGATTTCGGCGCACTGATATGCAAACCGCAGCAGCCATTGTGCGGGCAATGTCCGTTCAGTTCGGAATGCAGGGCATTGGCATCGGATGCCATCCGCCTGTTGCCTGTCAAATCCAAGAAACTGTTTAAAAAAGACCGGCATTTCCATTATTTCGTCCTCCACGACGCCAAAAACATATTCATCCGCCAAAGAACGGACCAGGACATCTGGAAAGGGCTGTTTGAGTTTCCGATGGAGGAAAGTGCAAAGCCCGCAGACCACAGCCCGCAGTTTCCATCTAATTCCGTATTAAAAAAATACGTCGGGCTATCGACCGTCGACCATCGGCCAACATTTACCTACCGTCAAACCCTCTCCCATCAACACATTAACGCTTATTTCTGTGAAATCAGGCTGAATAAGCTGCCAAAGCCGGATGAATCCTATCTCAGGATTGCCAAAAATCCATATTTGAGTACGCTTATCCAAAAAATTATCCGTTCTTATTTGGCAGATAGATTAAATTTTTTATCTTAGATTAACGAATATCATTGACAGACATCAAAATACGTATATTTGTAAACTAATTGTAAAACTATGAGTGTTAATAAAGTTATTCTAATTGGTCGACTGGGCAAAGACCCCGAAGTTAGAAAGATTAATGCGACGACCACAGTTTGTAATTTCCCATTAGCTACCAACGAATCCTACAAAAACCAGGATGGCACTTATACCGAACAGACGGAATGGCATAATATTGTCATGTGGCGCGGCGTGGCGGAACGGGCGGAACGCATATTAAAGAAAGGCTCCAATGTTTTTATTGAAGGTAAACTAAGAACCCGCTCCTGGGAAGACAAGGAGGGCAACAAACGATACACCACTGAAATTGTCGTTGAGAATTTTCAGTTGCTGGATAAGAAAGATCCATCATCCGCCCCTCCGGTGACAGGGACAGAACATAAGTCAGAGACAGATTCATCCACTACTCCCGGCTCGTTGACAGAACCGAGTTTTGATGATGATTTACCATTCTAAATGGGTTAAAGAAATTATAAAATATTGGACGACGGCATTCCCATACCTTTTTTACTGAATTTCCTGCTTACAGCTGCCTGGAGTGATATCTTCAACCCATTTGACGTTACATTGGTTTATGAGCTGATTGGAATATTTATCTTATTGGTATTTACCGCAATGATGTGCGCTGTTGAAGTCGCCATATTCTTATTTAAACACCATGAAATTCAGGAACTGGAAAGGAGCAACAATAACACTGATATCCTGATATTGGACTTTATAAAAAAACCCAGACGGTTTCTTGCAACTTTTGTTCTGACCACCACATTATTTACGCTCGCGGTTGTCTTAATGTTTGAAAACATATTAGAGATATTACTGAAACCGGAATTTGCAGAATCACACGAGACCCTTTTGTTTATTATTAAGATTTCATTTGAAACATTCATAATAGTTTTGTTTGCCGAAGTGATACCGAAGCTGTATGCAACACAAAACCATTATAAAGTTTCCAAATACACCATTCAAACTTTAAGCGCCTTCGATAAACTCTTTTCACCGATTATAAAGTCCCTGCTCTTCACTTCAAATTTTTTCGAAAAGAGACTGGAAGGTGTTAGAAATATTGTTACGGCTCAGGATATAGATGAAGCGATAGACATCACCAATTCCCAGGATAAGAATGACTCAGACCGGAACGATACCAAAATCCTGAAGAGTATCGTAAAATTCGGAAACATCGTAGTGACGCAAATTATGCGTTCCCGTATGGATGTGGTGGCAGTAGATAAAGACGCTACCTTCGAGGAATTGCTGAACACCGTCCGTGAGTCGGGCTACTCCCGTATTCCGGTAGTGGAAGACAACTTCGACAAAGTGGTGGGTATCATTTACGCCAAAGATTTACTGAAATATATTGATGCAGATAAGAATTTCCACTGGCAGCAGTTAA
This sequence is a window from Sphingobacteriales bacterium. Protein-coding genes within it:
- the gldE gene encoding gliding motility-associated protein GldE; translation: MDDGIPIPFLLNFLLTAAWSDIFNPFDVTLVYELIGIFILLVFTAMMCAVEVAIFLFKHHEIQELERSNNNTDILILDFIKKPRRFLATFVLTTTLFTLAVVLMFENILEILLKPEFAESHETLLFIIKISFETFIIVLFAEVIPKLYATQNHYKVSKYTIQTLSAFDKLFSPIIKSLLFTSNFFEKRLEGVRNIVTAQDIDEAIDITNSQDKNDSDRNDTKILKSIVKFGNIVVTQIMRSRMDVVAVDKDATFEELLNTVRESGYSRIPVVEDNFDKVVGIIYAKDLLKYIDADKNFHWQQLIKQPFFVPESKKIDDLLEDFQTKRVHMAIVVDEYGGSSGIVTLEDVLEEVIGDIKDEFDDASEIDYKKIDNYNFIFEGRTALNDVCKVLEIPGNSFEKVSGDADSLAGLVLELNSEIPVEGDVLKFEQFTFLILEADKTRVIRVKITIN